From Thermodesulfobacteriota bacterium, the proteins below share one genomic window:
- a CDS encoding glutamate cyclase domain-containing protein — protein MNPRIASMENLIARDPGGRNVFGLAIADQLRLAAQSLRLARRAAIVSGFFVTGAGAGETDGPPGAHALAEALRALGIPVDLVTDARNAPLFHALGEEPRVLDGSPAEVAAACAHYLDERRPTHLVAVERLGRGADGRYRNMRGADVSETTAPLDELFLEGGRRGLTTLGIGDGGNEVGMGRVFTAARTAVCHGRLVATVVPTDYCIVAGVSNWGALGLVGALSVLEGRDLLPAGGKLTADLEKVVEVGGAVDGVTGRREPTVDGLPAAESLRVLEELRSHVAPPPFERGGPLTVGVLGLGETGRAAAALLRSRGHRVRASDAAAHVPEIGLPADDLEAGGHTIGFLEPCDLVVVSPGVPTGAAIRGALHARGIPVMSALEMASALCTNPIVAVTGTVGKRTTAERIGALFRQGGRAVAVGGNRGTPLATLVLAADRGSPGGEPPTFVLAVSSFQLESVVRFRPRVAVMLNLAEAHLDRHRTLAEYVRIKSRIFMNHRPDDALILNADDPRLRPLARKHAGRTFFVSARGPVEQGAWLRRGRVRLAVDGEEEDLGRFEEPFPENLLGALLAARLSGLPAEVLRGGAG, from the coding sequence ATGAATCCGCGCATCGCCTCCATGGAAAACCTCATCGCCCGCGATCCCGGCGGGCGAAACGTGTTCGGCCTGGCCATCGCCGACCAGCTCCGACTCGCGGCCCAGTCCCTGCGGCTGGCCCGGCGGGCGGCCATCGTGAGCGGGTTCTTCGTAACCGGGGCCGGCGCCGGCGAGACCGACGGCCCCCCCGGGGCCCACGCCCTGGCGGAAGCGCTCCGGGCGCTGGGCATTCCGGTGGACCTCGTCACCGACGCGCGCAACGCACCCCTCTTCCATGCCCTGGGAGAGGAGCCCCGGGTCCTGGACGGGAGCCCGGCCGAGGTGGCGGCCGCCTGCGCCCATTATCTGGACGAGCGCCGGCCCACCCACCTGGTCGCCGTGGAGCGCCTGGGCCGGGGCGCCGACGGGCGCTACCGCAACATGCGGGGCGCCGACGTCTCCGAGACCACGGCACCCCTGGACGAGCTCTTCCTGGAGGGGGGCCGCCGGGGCCTCACCACCCTCGGCATCGGCGACGGCGGCAACGAGGTCGGCATGGGCCGCGTGTTCACCGCGGCCCGCACCGCCGTCTGCCACGGCCGGCTCGTCGCCACCGTCGTCCCCACGGACTACTGCATCGTGGCGGGGGTCTCCAACTGGGGGGCCCTGGGCCTGGTGGGAGCCCTCTCGGTGCTGGAAGGACGCGATCTCCTGCCCGCGGGCGGCAAGCTGACTGCCGACCTCGAAAAGGTGGTGGAGGTCGGCGGCGCCGTGGACGGGGTCACCGGGCGCCGCGAGCCCACCGTGGACGGCCTGCCGGCGGCCGAGTCCCTGCGGGTGCTCGAAGAGCTGCGAAGCCATGTGGCCCCGCCGCCCTTCGAGCGGGGGGGGCCACTCACCGTGGGCGTGCTGGGGTTGGGGGAGACCGGGCGCGCGGCGGCCGCCCTCCTGCGGAGCCGGGGCCATCGGGTGCGGGCCTCGGACGCGGCGGCGCACGTACCCGAGATTGGCCTGCCGGCCGACGACCTGGAGGCCGGGGGGCACACGATCGGGTTCCTGGAACCCTGCGACCTGGTGGTGGTGAGCCCCGGCGTCCCCACCGGCGCGGCCATCCGCGGGGCGCTCCACGCCCGGGGCATCCCCGTGATGAGCGCCCTGGAGATGGCGTCGGCCCTGTGCACGAACCCCATCGTCGCCGTGACCGGAACCGTGGGAAAGCGCACCACCGCGGAGCGGATCGGCGCTCTCTTTCGACAGGGGGGGCGAGCCGTGGCGGTGGGGGGAAACCGGGGGACGCCGCTCGCGACCCTTGTGCTCGCGGCCGACCGGGGAAGTCCGGGCGGGGAGCCGCCGACCTTCGTGCTCGCGGTCTCGAGCTTCCAGTTGGAGAGCGTGGTGCGCTTTCGCCCCCGGGTGGCCGTCATGCTCAACCTGGCCGAGGCCCACCTGGACCGCCACCGGACCCTGGCCGAGTACGTGCGGATCAAGAGCCGGATCTTCATGAACCACCGGCCCGACGACGCGCTCATCCTCAACGCCGACGACCCGCGCCTGCGCCCCCTGGCCCGAAAGCACGCGGGCCGGACCTTCTTCGTCTCGGCCCGGGGCCCGGTGGAGCAGGGCGCGTGGCTCCGCCGGGGGCGGGTGCGCCTGGCCGTGGACGGGGAGGAGGAGGACCTGGGCCGGTTCGAGGAGCCCTTTCCCGAGAATCTGCTGGGCGCCCTCCTCGCCGCCCGCCTCAGCGGCCTCCCGGCCGAGGTTCTGCGAGGCGGTGCGGGCTAG
- the lpdA gene encoding dihydrolipoyl dehydrogenase: protein MAGFDLVVIGAGPGGYVAAARAAQLGMKVACVEREERLGGVCLRVGCIPSKALLDSSELYAAAGERLAEHGVGVGKVRLDLKTMLARKDRVVADLTGAVQTLLERAGVEIVRGNARLAGPNGVAVESAGGKGRSKGAATLEAKAVLLATGSEPVDVRAFPADGKRIVTSTEALAFDAVPKRLGIVGGGYIGLELGSVWARLGSEVTVIEALPRIASTADGQVGRALERSLKKQGLSFRVKTRVVEAKASARGVKAVVEGEEGKQESFFFDRLLVAVGRRPLTRGLGLEEAGVRVDDKTGRVRVDAAYRTSVPTVYAVGDLVDGPMLAHKASAEGIAAVEGLAGLPGEVSYDAVPSVIYTHPEVASVGLTEEQVKARGVAYCSGVYPFGGNGRARCAGEAEGFVKVLAHQASGRLLGVHIVGPRASDLLAEAVLAVELGASAQALARTVHAHPTFGEALMEAAGVAARCAGDG from the coding sequence ATGGCCGGCTTCGACCTGGTGGTGATCGGCGCGGGCCCGGGGGGCTATGTGGCGGCGGCCCGGGCGGCGCAGCTCGGGATGAAAGTGGCCTGCGTGGAGCGGGAGGAGCGCCTTGGCGGGGTCTGCCTGCGGGTGGGGTGCATCCCGAGCAAGGCGCTGCTCGACTCGAGCGAGCTCTACGCCGCGGCCGGAGAGCGGCTGGCGGAGCACGGGGTCGGGGTGGGCAAGGTCCGCCTGGACCTCAAGACCATGCTGGCGCGCAAGGACCGGGTGGTGGCCGACCTCACGGGCGCCGTGCAGACCCTCCTGGAGCGCGCCGGGGTGGAGATCGTGCGGGGAAACGCGCGCCTCGCGGGACCCAATGGGGTGGCGGTGGAGTCGGCGGGGGGGAAGGGCAGGAGCAAGGGGGCAGCGACCCTGGAAGCCAAGGCCGTCCTCCTGGCTACGGGGAGCGAGCCGGTGGACGTCCGGGCCTTCCCGGCCGACGGCAAGCGCATCGTCACCTCCACCGAGGCCCTGGCCTTCGACGCGGTGCCCAAGCGGCTGGGGATCGTGGGGGGCGGGTACATCGGGCTGGAACTCGGCTCGGTATGGGCGCGCCTGGGGTCGGAGGTGACGGTGATCGAGGCCCTGCCCCGGATCGCCTCCACGGCGGACGGCCAGGTGGGCCGGGCCCTGGAGCGGAGCCTGAAGAAGCAGGGCCTTTCCTTTCGGGTGAAGACCCGGGTGGTGGAGGCCAAGGCCTCGGCGCGGGGCGTGAAGGCCGTGGTGGAGGGGGAAGAGGGGAAGCAGGAGAGCTTTTTTTTCGACCGGCTCCTGGTGGCGGTGGGGCGCCGGCCCTTGACCCGGGGCCTCGGGCTCGAGGAGGCGGGGGTGCGGGTGGACGACAAGACGGGGCGGGTGCGGGTGGACGCGGCCTATCGCACGAGCGTGCCCACGGTGTACGCGGTGGGCGACCTGGTGGACGGGCCCATGCTGGCCCACAAGGCTTCGGCCGAGGGGATCGCCGCGGTGGAGGGGCTCGCGGGGCTCCCGGGAGAGGTGAGCTACGACGCCGTTCCCTCGGTCATCTACACCCACCCCGAGGTGGCGAGCGTGGGGCTGACCGAGGAGCAGGTGAAGGCCCGGGGAGTTGCCTACTGCTCGGGGGTCTACCCCTTCGGGGGCAACGGGCGAGCCCGGTGCGCGGGGGAGGCGGAGGGGTTCGTCAAGGTGCTGGCCCACCAGGCCAGCGGCCGCCTGCTGGGGGTCCACATCGTCGGGCCCCGGGCCTCGGACCTCCTGGCCGAGGCCGTGCTGGCCGTGGAGCTGGGCGCGAGCGCCCAGGCCCTGGCCCGCACCGTCCACGCCCACCCCACCTTCGGCGAGGCCCTCATGGAAGCAGCCGGCGTCGCGGCGCGGTGCGCGGGAGACGGATGA
- a CDS encoding HEAT repeat domain-containing protein: protein MRPFNHPPPGGHRDTSLALEAFARDLLALVRGVRVYPPGHPYLTDLAGRLLALVHRELPEPLEVGVLPGEIQVGAAYAGGRNTRAGQLAAHLHARRVLRLIWAGEVTPGHVFRFADLLADPALQGEELRRAVAEGGIPTIGIDLLDLARLHDTFREGGHDTASREGRGREGWEWLLQEGVAAEEIADALTSVLPLGGAGSRGVLVPEEAVSLALVLVRLGERLTQVLEVLPEARRDALEDEIGRLGDGLSARELAAVVGQADRTGGLHGPAVAALTRDLAGERLVELLAALAAAEGRSTRRLADVFRRFAPPAGADELLPMVRARLGSARQGLLVNQIWRAVEAFLLELKEDPFLGEEYAASLEELGARAPEEAPSGEILHLDEEPSGHLDRVLVCLAADDPQGWAGALLARLEARAAELSPGPMLELLARVDADLPGFLDGRPEALERLFQAVAGRLRDLDRLTRDQFLAFAVRHEGALLAPVLRALGAEERISVRRFLVDVLCAFSHAATPAIVARLRSSPWYVTRNLAVALGRRGEARVVPALRALLGHEHPKVRREAVLALGSLDTLAAQAALVDVDRGRLGTAAEQELARRVLAAGTGVA, encoded by the coding sequence ATGCGCCCGTTTAACCACCCCCCGCCGGGAGGCCACCGCGACACCTCCCTTGCCCTCGAGGCCTTTGCCCGGGACCTCCTGGCCCTGGTGCGCGGCGTGCGGGTGTACCCGCCGGGTCATCCGTACCTGACGGACCTGGCCGGGCGCCTGCTGGCCCTGGTACACCGGGAGCTCCCGGAACCCCTCGAGGTGGGCGTCCTCCCCGGTGAAATCCAGGTCGGGGCCGCCTACGCAGGGGGGCGAAACACCCGGGCGGGGCAGCTCGCGGCCCACCTCCACGCCCGCAGGGTGCTGCGCCTCATCTGGGCCGGGGAGGTGACCCCCGGCCACGTCTTCCGGTTCGCCGATCTGCTGGCCGATCCCGCCCTCCAGGGAGAAGAGCTCCGGCGGGCGGTCGCCGAGGGGGGCATCCCCACCATCGGGATCGACCTCCTGGATCTGGCCCGCCTCCACGACACCTTCCGGGAGGGGGGGCACGACACGGCTTCCAGGGAGGGGCGCGGCCGGGAGGGGTGGGAGTGGCTGCTGCAAGAAGGGGTGGCGGCGGAGGAAATTGCCGATGCCCTGACCTCGGTGCTGCCCCTGGGGGGGGCAGGTTCGAGGGGGGTCCTGGTGCCCGAGGAAGCCGTGTCCCTGGCCCTGGTGCTCGTTCGCCTGGGCGAGCGGCTCACCCAGGTGCTGGAAGTGCTGCCCGAGGCGCGCAGGGACGCCCTGGAGGACGAGATCGGTCGTCTGGGCGACGGGCTGTCGGCGCGGGAGCTGGCCGCCGTGGTGGGTCAGGCCGACCGGACGGGGGGGCTGCACGGGCCGGCGGTGGCCGCCCTCACCCGGGACCTGGCGGGGGAGCGCCTCGTGGAGCTCTTGGCAGCGCTGGCGGCGGCCGAGGGGCGAAGCACCCGGCGGCTCGCGGACGTATTTCGCCGGTTTGCCCCCCCCGCGGGGGCCGACGAGCTCCTGCCCATGGTGCGGGCCCGCCTGGGGTCGGCCCGCCAGGGCCTCCTGGTCAACCAGATCTGGAGGGCGGTGGAGGCCTTCCTTCTGGAGCTCAAGGAGGACCCCTTCCTGGGAGAGGAGTATGCCGCCTCCCTGGAGGAGCTCGGCGCCCGGGCCCCCGAGGAGGCGCCGTCTGGAGAGATCCTCCACCTGGACGAGGAACCCTCCGGGCACCTGGACCGGGTGCTCGTGTGCCTCGCAGCGGACGACCCGCAGGGGTGGGCGGGGGCGCTGCTCGCGCGCCTCGAGGCGCGCGCCGCGGAGCTCTCGCCCGGACCGATGCTCGAGCTCCTGGCCAGGGTGGACGCCGACCTGCCGGGGTTCCTCGACGGCCGGCCGGAGGCTCTTGAGCGCCTGTTCCAGGCGGTCGCGGGCCGGCTGCGCGATCTGGACCGCCTCACCCGCGACCAGTTTCTGGCGTTTGCGGTCCGCCACGAAGGAGCGCTCCTTGCCCCGGTGCTCCGGGCCCTGGGGGCGGAGGAGCGGATCTCGGTGCGGCGATTCCTGGTGGACGTGCTCTGCGCGTTCTCCCACGCCGCAACCCCTGCCATCGTGGCGCGGCTGCGCAGCTCTCCCTGGTACGTGACCCGCAATCTCGCCGTCGCTCTGGGGCGGCGAGGCGAGGCGCGGGTGGTGCCGGCGCTGCGCGCGCTTCTTGGCCATGAACACCCGAAGGTGCGCCGGGAGGCGGTGCTGGCGCTCGGGAGTCTCGACACCCTGGCGGCCCAGGCGGCGCTGGTCGACGTGGACCGCGGCCGCTTGGGGACGGCTGCGGAGCAGGAGCTGGCCAGGCGGGTGCTGGCTGCCGGCACGGGGGTGGCGTGA
- the pruA gene encoding L-glutamate gamma-semialdehyde dehydrogenase produces MANSIVNVPEPRNEPPLTYAPGSPEKAALKAKIAELGGREVEIPLAIGGREVRTGRLGECRVPHRHAHRLAVFHEGAAPEVAAAVEAALAARSEWAATAWYERAAIFLKAADLLAGGWRQVLNGATLLGQSKSPFQAEIDAACELIDFWRFNAYFMQVMFGHQPRSAPGIWDRVEHRALEGFVFAVTPFNFTSIAGNLPTAPAMLGNVVVWKPSPKAMFSAHYLMELLRAAGLPPGVVNLVSGPAADIAQAALARPELAGVHFTGSTAVFRGMWRTVGEHIGRYRSYPRLVGETGGKDFVFAHPSADPAALVTALVRGAFEYQGQKCSAASRAYVPESLWPEVRRRLLDDVGRIRMGDVADFRTFLGALIDAEAFAKVKGYVEYAKTADGLTVLAGGGCDDREGYFVEPTVVLSADPRSRLMEEEIFGPVLTVYVYRDADLEEALTLCDTTSPYALTGSVFATDRRAIGHLSRRLRDAAGNFYVNDKPTGAVVGQQPFGGARASGTNDKAGSLWNLQRWVSQRTIKETFCPPTRFEYPHMREE; encoded by the coding sequence ATGGCCAACAGCATCGTCAACGTGCCCGAGCCCCGAAACGAGCCTCCCCTGACCTACGCGCCGGGTTCCCCCGAGAAGGCGGCCCTCAAGGCAAAGATTGCCGAGCTGGGGGGAAGGGAGGTGGAGATCCCCCTGGCGATCGGGGGCCGCGAGGTGCGCACCGGGCGCCTGGGGGAGTGCCGGGTGCCCCACCGGCACGCCCACCGGCTGGCGGTGTTCCACGAAGGGGCAGCCCCAGAGGTCGCCGCCGCGGTGGAAGCGGCCCTGGCCGCCCGGTCCGAGTGGGCCGCAACGGCCTGGTACGAGCGGGCGGCCATCTTCCTCAAGGCCGCCGATCTCCTGGCAGGGGGGTGGCGGCAGGTCCTCAACGGTGCGACCCTGCTCGGCCAGAGCAAGAGCCCCTTCCAGGCCGAGATCGACGCGGCCTGCGAGCTCATCGACTTCTGGCGCTTCAACGCCTACTTCATGCAGGTGATGTTCGGCCACCAGCCCCGGTCGGCGCCGGGCATCTGGGACCGGGTGGAGCACCGGGCGCTGGAGGGGTTCGTGTTCGCCGTCACCCCCTTCAACTTCACTTCCATCGCGGGCAACCTCCCCACGGCCCCGGCCATGCTGGGCAACGTGGTGGTGTGGAAGCCCTCCCCCAAGGCCATGTTCTCGGCCCACTACCTGATGGAGCTCCTGCGAGCGGCGGGCCTCCCCCCCGGGGTGGTCAACCTGGTCTCGGGCCCGGCCGCCGACATCGCCCAGGCCGCCCTGGCGCGCCCCGAGCTCGCCGGGGTGCACTTCACGGGGAGCACCGCGGTCTTTCGGGGCATGTGGCGCACGGTGGGCGAACACATCGGGCGCTACCGCTCCTACCCCCGGCTCGTGGGAGAGACGGGGGGCAAGGACTTCGTGTTCGCCCACCCCTCGGCGGACCCCGCCGCCCTGGTCACCGCGCTCGTGCGCGGCGCCTTCGAGTACCAGGGGCAGAAGTGCTCCGCCGCCTCCCGGGCGTACGTGCCCGAGAGCCTGTGGCCCGAGGTGCGCCGCCGCCTCCTGGACGACGTGGGGCGCATCCGGATGGGGGACGTGGCCGACTTTCGCACCTTCCTGGGGGCGCTCATCGACGCCGAGGCCTTTGCCAAGGTGAAGGGGTACGTGGAGTACGCGAAGACGGCCGATGGCCTCACGGTGCTGGCCGGGGGCGGGTGCGACGACCGGGAGGGGTACTTCGTGGAACCCACGGTGGTGCTCTCGGCCGATCCCCGGTCCCGGCTCATGGAGGAGGAGATCTTCGGGCCCGTGCTCACGGTGTACGTGTACCGCGACGCCGACCTGGAGGAAGCCCTCACCCTGTGCGACACCACCTCGCCCTACGCGCTCACCGGGTCGGTCTTCGCCACGGACCGCCGGGCCATCGGCCACCTCTCCCGGCGGCTGCGGGACGCGGCAGGCAACTTCTACGTGAACGACAAGCCCACCGGGGCCGTGGTGGGGCAGCAGCCCTTCGGCGGGGCCCGGGCCTCGGGCACCAACGACAAGGCAGGGAGCCTCTGGAACCTCCAGCGCTGGGTCTCCCAGCGCACCATCAAGGAGACCTTCTGCCCCCCCACCCGCTTCGAGTACCCCCACATGCGCGAGGAGTAA
- a CDS encoding HD domain-containing phosphohydrolase gives MFLRDLAGLYRSRRLYPAGNELIRAAAQKAAASLARVGGTVRIARLGDDLVVEDCTLAEPPPALAALLREMGARGHESVQVEPGAGAEELEEWVERLVTGAEFPLGGAIRAGVLALDAPGIDPEMAELAAGYLALLPGVEETLQGLAAGKSVSLRRAEEMVRAIATRLAAGEELFRPIRELKSHDQYTFTHALNVCVLAAAMAETQGLPEEGVNAVALAGMCHDLGKEKVPAEILNKPGRLTSEERLVMDRHPVDGARMLLGLGSPHPLLPVVAYQHHRGADGQGYPASAAAGPCHPASLLVSVADVYDALRTIRPYRPARSAEVAFNALLQDMRRGYLHPICVGAFAGLLEFLAPGRRVRLWDGRAAVVLEAGAPDRLRPLVQVDGGQMLDLAVQPNGWIEAVEEDGARA, from the coding sequence GTGTTCCTACGGGACCTCGCCGGTCTGTACCGGTCCCGCCGGCTCTACCCGGCGGGAAACGAGCTCATCCGAGCGGCGGCCCAGAAGGCGGCGGCGAGCCTGGCCCGGGTGGGGGGCACCGTGCGCATTGCCCGGCTCGGCGACGACCTCGTGGTCGAAGACTGCACCCTGGCGGAGCCGCCTCCGGCCCTGGCGGCCCTCCTGCGCGAGATGGGCGCCCGGGGCCACGAGTCGGTGCAGGTCGAGCCGGGGGCCGGGGCGGAGGAACTGGAGGAGTGGGTGGAGCGGCTGGTCACCGGGGCGGAGTTCCCCCTGGGGGGCGCCATCCGGGCGGGGGTGCTGGCCCTGGACGCCCCGGGCATCGACCCGGAGATGGCCGAGCTGGCCGCCGGGTACCTGGCGCTCCTTCCCGGCGTGGAGGAGACCCTCCAGGGGCTCGCGGCGGGCAAGAGCGTGAGCCTGCGGCGCGCCGAAGAGATGGTGCGCGCCATCGCCACACGGCTCGCGGCGGGCGAAGAGCTCTTTCGACCGATTCGGGAGCTCAAGTCCCACGACCAGTACACCTTCACCCATGCCCTCAACGTGTGCGTGCTCGCGGCGGCCATGGCCGAGACCCAGGGCCTGCCGGAAGAAGGGGTCAACGCCGTGGCCCTGGCAGGCATGTGCCACGACCTGGGCAAGGAGAAGGTCCCGGCCGAGATCCTCAACAAGCCCGGACGCCTCACCTCCGAGGAGCGCCTCGTCATGGACCGCCACCCGGTGGATGGGGCGCGCATGCTCCTGGGCCTCGGCAGTCCGCACCCCCTCCTGCCCGTGGTGGCGTACCAGCACCACCGGGGCGCCGACGGGCAGGGATATCCGGCCTCGGCAGCCGCGGGGCCGTGCCACCCGGCGAGCCTGCTCGTCTCGGTGGCCGACGTCTACGACGCCCTGCGCACCATCCGGCCCTACCGGCCGGCTCGAAGCGCCGAGGTGGCCTTCAACGCCCTCCTCCAGGACATGCGCAGGGGGTACCTCCACCCCATCTGCGTGGGCGCGTTTGCCGGTCTCCTGGAGTTCCTGGCGCCCGGCCGGCGCGTGCGCCTGTGGGACGGCCGGGCCGCCGTCGTACTGGAAGCCGGCGCCCCCGATCGGCTCCGCCCCCTCGTGCAGGTGGACGGCGGGCAGATGCTGGACCTCGCCGTTCAGCCCAACGGATGGATCGAAGCGGTGGAAGAAGATGGGGCACGGGCATAG
- the odhB gene encoding 2-oxoglutarate dehydrogenase complex dihydrolipoyllysine-residue succinyltransferase, whose protein sequence is METEVRVPEVGESVREALLAEWFAADGAAVKVDEPVFLLETDKITLEVPAEASGTLRILVKAGQTVAVGDVVGKIVSEGGGAGRTDTSDKSDQSDRSDRSDRSDASDRPAAAAEPAPPRAEAPPKPEALAPSVRRLVEEHGLDAAKIPATGPEGRLTRGDVRLYIEEHAGKAPDAPPAKRAAPEPSGQAEPAQKTPAKKAPETPKPAAAEGPEGVTRKPLSPIRRRIAERLLEAKRDTAMLTTFNEVDMGAVMELRKRHKGAFLAQHGVGLGITSFFVLAAVRALHAFPALNAFIEGDEVVYHDFVHMGIAIGAERGLVVPVLRHAQAMGAPAIERAIAGFADKVRENKLELSDLEGGTFSITNGGVFGSLLSTPILNPPQSAILGLHKVEPRPVVRDGQVIVRPMMYVALTYDHRLVDGRDAVQFLVRIKDLVEEPERLWLEV, encoded by the coding sequence ATGGAGACCGAGGTTCGGGTACCCGAGGTGGGGGAGTCGGTACGGGAGGCCCTCCTGGCCGAGTGGTTCGCCGCCGACGGCGCGGCGGTGAAGGTGGACGAGCCCGTCTTCCTCCTGGAGACCGACAAGATCACCCTGGAGGTCCCGGCGGAAGCCTCCGGGACCTTGCGCATCCTGGTGAAGGCGGGCCAGACCGTGGCGGTCGGCGACGTGGTGGGCAAGATCGTGTCGGAGGGCGGGGGCGCCGGTCGGACCGACACGTCCGACAAGTCCGACCAGTCCGACAGGTCTGACAGGTCTGACAGGTCTGACGCGTCCGACAGGCCCGCCGCCGCCGCAGAGCCTGCGCCTCCCCGGGCGGAGGCGCCCCCGAAGCCAGAGGCCCTGGCCCCGTCGGTGCGGCGGCTCGTGGAAGAGCACGGGCTCGATGCCGCCAAGATCCCCGCCACGGGGCCGGAGGGGCGGCTCACCCGGGGAGATGTGCGCCTCTATATCGAGGAGCACGCGGGCAAGGCTCCCGACGCTCCGCCCGCGAAACGGGCCGCGCCGGAGCCCTCGGGGCAGGCCGAGCCTGCCCAAAAGACCCCCGCGAAGAAGGCACCGGAAACGCCAAAGCCCGCCGCTGCCGAGGGCCCCGAAGGGGTCACCCGCAAGCCCCTGAGCCCCATCCGCCGGCGCATCGCGGAGCGGCTCCTGGAGGCCAAGCGCGACACCGCCATGCTCACCACCTTCAACGAGGTGGACATGGGGGCGGTGATGGAGCTCCGCAAGCGGCACAAGGGGGCCTTTCTGGCCCAGCACGGGGTGGGGCTTGGGATCACGTCGTTCTTCGTGCTCGCTGCCGTGCGGGCGCTGCACGCCTTCCCGGCGCTCAACGCCTTCATCGAGGGCGACGAGGTCGTCTATCACGACTTCGTCCACATGGGCATCGCCATCGGGGCCGAGCGGGGACTGGTGGTGCCCGTGCTCCGGCACGCGCAGGCCATGGGCGCCCCCGCCATCGAGCGGGCCATCGCTGGGTTCGCCGACAAGGTGCGCGAAAACAAGCTCGAGCTCTCCGACCTGGAGGGGGGCACCTTTTCCATCACCAACGGGGGAGTCTTCGGTTCGCTCCTCTCCACCCCCATCCTCAACCCTCCCCAGAGCGCGATTCTCGGCCTCCACAAGGTGGAGCCGCGCCCGGTGGTGCGCGACGGCCAGGTGATCGTGCGCCCCATGATGTACGTGGCGCTCACCTACGACCACCGGCTCGTGGACGGCCGGGACGCCGTGCAGTTCCTGGTGCGGATCAAGGACCTGGTGGAGGAGCCCGAGCGGCTCTGGCTGGAGGTGTGA